The stretch of DNA ACAACGAGCACTTCATTGTCGGACTGGTTGATCGCATCAGGAACAGCATCGCCGACGGTTCGTTCGACGAACTAAAGCGGGAGTTCTTGGGCTCCTACTACCGGTGACTAGCGAACCTCGACCGCTGGCGGGTTTGGCAGCACGTAGGTCGGTTCGTGGCGCTTGACCAAGGCAATGACACGATAGGTGATCGGCAGCAGAACGACCTCCAGGCCAACCTTGTAGACGTAGCCGACGATCACATAGTTGAGGAAGTCACCGCCGGTGATGATGCCGTAGAAGGCGATCGTGCAGAAGACGACGGTATCGGCAGCTTCCCCAACCAACGTCGAGCCAATGAGCCGCATCCACAGCTTCTTCTCCTGTGTGCGCTCCTTGATTTTGACGAGCACGTACGCGTTGAGGAACTGGCCGACTAGGTACCCGGCCAGACTCGCCACCACGATGCGGGGAACGAATCCTAGGACGGCAGCGAAGGCTTCCTGGTTCTCGTATCCGGGTGCGGGCGGAGAGATCTGCACAATCCAGAAGGTGAACGCGGCCAGCATCGCGAGGCCAAAACCAAGGTAGATCGCGCGGGTGGCGGCTTTGAGGCCATATACCTCGCTGAGTACATCGCCAGTGATGTAGACGAGCGGGAACAGGAACGCACCGCCGTCGGTGATGATGGGCCCGAACTCGATCAGTTTGGTGGCACCGATGTTGGAGATGAGCAGCAAACCGCAGAAGATTGCGACGACGGTCGCGTAGTGCCCGGAGCCCGTCATTGCGTAACGCGGCGACTTGCTGGGTCGGGTGTCGAGACCCACTGTTAGGTCAGCTCCAACGCGGCAGCGGCCTGGCGCAAACCGTCTCGGGCCGAAGGGTGCGCGGCCCGGTTGATCAGGTGCTCGGCCTGTTCGCGTTCCGATGCCCCGATCAGCCACGCAACCCCCTGCTCGGTCACGATTCCGCTTTGTTGAAAGCTGGTGGCTGGTCCGTCGAGCATTCCGACGATCGAGGATCTGTTTGCTTTCGGATGCCACGATGGCAGCGCGATGAACGACTTCCCACCCGAAGCGTGCAGCGAGCCAATGATGAAGTCGGTGGAACCGCCGAAGCCGGAGTAGATGGCACCTTTCACCCGGCTAGCGTTTGCCTGGCCGTAGAGGTCGACCTGCAGTGCGCCGTTGACGCTCATCATTGCGTGATTCTTGGCGATCAAGGCGGGGTCGTTGCACCGTTCGGTGCGCAGCATCGAGATCCGGGGATTTCCGTCAGCCCATGCGTAAAGATCGTCCGAGCCGATCATGAAGCTGGTTCGCACCGGAACGTCAGGGTCGAGCGCCCCTGTACGTTCAAGTTCAAGCACTCCGTCGCTGATCGTCTCTGACCAGATGCGAAGGTCGCGGAAGGACGTCACCGAATTCAAGACCGCATCGGGAACCGCGCCGATGCCAAGCTGCATGGTCGCACCGTTGTGGACATGCGCGCCGACGAGTTCCCCAATGCGCAGCGAGGTGTCATCCGGCGCCGTCGGAGCAATCGCCATGATCCGTTCTTCGACCTCGATAAGGTAGTCGATGTCGCTGAGGTCGACCAAAGCGTCACCCAAAGTCCGAGGCATATGGGGATTGACCACGGCGACCACGATGCCGCCGTGCGAACGGGCCGCGTCGATTGCGGCCGGCAGCACGTTGACCTCGATACCGAGGCTGACGGCGCCGTCCCGGGGAGGGGAGGTGTGGAGGATCACGGCATCGGGTCGCATGGCATGACGCAGCAGCACTGGTTGCATCGACAGTCGGCACGGCACGTACCGAAGGTTCGGCGCCCCGCGCATTCCTGGTCCGACAAAGATGGTCTCGAGGGTGACGCCGTCGCGTTGCGGCAGTGGTGCGATCGCGTTGAGCAGATTGAGAGTGACTCGCTCCAGCGTCTGATCGACGATCTCGATGATCTCCATGGGAGTGGCGACGTTGCCGGACACCACGATGCGCGGGTTATCGGGCAGGCGACTCAGGATGGACTGAAGCTGCTGGATCGTAATCGTTTTCGGCACGGGCACATCTTGTCCTGAGCAGCGGCGGGGTCGCCACAGGTGGTCGACAACGCCGCTGCTGGGCAGTTCCGGGCACGCTTCAGATCGCGGGGATGGTCTCCAACGCAGCGGCAAACCGCGCATCGGAAACTGCCTCGTCCTGCATCTGCCCAGTGAGGTAGGAGTCGTATGCGGGCAAATCGAAGTGTCCGTGACCGCACAGGGCAGTCAGAATCACCGTCTCCTCGCCGGTTTCCCTGGCGCGCTTGGCTTCCCTAACTGCCAGCGCCAACGCGTGGGTCGGCTCCGGAGCCGCAACTATCCCCTCGGTTCTGGCGAATTGGACCGCAGCGGCGAAGCACTCGGTCTGCGGGACTGCCTCGGCATCCATCAGACCCTCTTCGTAGACGTGCGAGATCAGCGGTGCCATGCCGTGATAGCGCAGCCCGCCAGCGTGGATCGGATCGGGAATGAAGTCATGACCCAGGGTGTGCATCTTCATCAGCGGAGTCATTCCGGCGGTGTCGCCGAAGTCGTAGGCGTACACACCGCGGGTAAGCGATGGACAACTGGCCGGCTCGGCAGCAAGAATCCGTGGGCTGATCTTGCCCGCCAATTTCTCCCGCAGGAACGGGAAGCTCAAACCGGCGAAGTTCGATCCACCTCCGGTACAGCCCACAATCAAGGTGGGGGTATCGCCAGCCTTGGCCAGTTGCAGGATCGCTTCTTCACCAATGATCGTCTGGTGCAGCAGGACGTGGTTGAGGACCGACCCCAGCGCGTACCGGACGGTCGGGTCCTGGGCCGCAACCTCGACTGCCTCGGAGATGGCGATCCCGAGCGATCCAGATTGATTGGCCGGATTTGCCCCGAGCGCGCGACCCACTTCCGTCAGGTCGCTGGGGGAGCGGTGGACCACTCCGCCGAACGCCTCAATCATCAGTCGGCGGTAGGGCTTGGAATCGTAGGAGGCACCGACCTGCCAGATCTCGCACTCCATGTCGAAGAGTGCGCAAGCAAATGCCAGTGCAGTGCCCCACTGGCCAGCGCCGGTCTCAGTAGTCAGCTTGCGGACACCCTCGGCGGCGTTGTAGTACGCCTGCGGGACGGCGGTATTCGGCTTGTGCGAACCGGCCGGTGAGACGCCTTCGTACTTGTAGTAGATCCGAGCCGGGGTATCGAGCGCCTTCTCCAACCGGTGTGCGCGGAACAGCGGGCTTGGTCGCCACTGTCGGTAGACGTCCAGTACTCCGCCGGGAATCTCGATGTAGCGCTGCGTCGAAACCTCTTGCTCGATCAATGCCATCGGAAAGAGGGGAGCGAGGTCTGCTGGTCCGACCGGCTCGTGCGTCCCGGGGTGCAGCGGCGGGGGCGGAGGTGTTGGCAAGTCAGCGACGATGTTGTACCAGTTGGTCGGCATCTCGTCTTCGCTGAGTTCGAACTTGTGTCGCTTGACTGAGTCATCCATCGGGTTCATGGTCACGAGCCTAGGCTGCCGTCACCATGGCGACGAGGTCCACCATTCGCGTGTCGGGCCATCTGCGCTGGCGCCAGCGAATTTCCACATTCGCCGCGTGTCTGCGTGCCGGGATCCCGGTGAGGGTGGACGCTGCCGATTAGGGTTTCGTCCAAGCCCGCCGATCTTGCGCGGGTGCCCAATATCGAGGTGGCTGCGGCCGTCGCGGTTGAGAGGTTCAGGGTCATGTCACACAGCGGCTGGTTGATCGGTGCGCACGGCACGGTCACGGCTGCTCGGCGCTACCCCTTTGGTGCGGTACCGGAAGATCAAGGTATCCGTGACCAGGTGCCGACCCTGCGAGATCCCAGTGTGCTTTCGGTTGCCCTGCCTGGCCTCTGGCTTGTGGTGATGGGAATCTTCGCATCGTTCTTTGTCAGTCCCTGGTACTTGCTCGGGGTGGTCGTCGGGCCGGTGGTCGCGGTTGTCGCGGTGACGTTGCTCGGAATCTGGCGCTGCTCGCAACTCGCGGTGGAATTGTCCGAAGAGCACCTGTTCGTCAATAGGTCCGAATTGATCGATGGGGCTATCCGGATTGCCTGCGCGACCCCGATTGTCCGGGAGGTCGCCGATGCTGAACTCCAGTTGCGCTACATGCACTGCCTGGCCGAACTGCGCCGACTCGATACTCCGGCCAGGCGTGACATCGTCGAGTTGGAGGCTACCTGGCAGTACCACGCGGTCGGTTTCACCTGGCTGTGTGAGCAGTTGGCCGCAGCCGCCTCGGCATGTGCTCAATACGCCGGAATCGACCTGAGTCAATCCAGCGCAAACGACGGCACACACCTGCAGAAAACGATCGACTTGCGCGCGAACGTCATCCACTTGGAGGAGCTACTCACCGAAGAACCGGTCGAGGAGTCCAAGCACGAGCCGGACGGTTCGCCCTCATCGACCGAACTGATCGCAGCGAGAGTACGAGCGGCGGGACGGGCGAAGATTCGCCTGCCCCGCCGGATCGAACATCCTTAGTCGCTACTTGGCAAGGACCCGATCGAGCACGGTCTGCTCGGAGAGTTCCTTGGTGCAGAAGAACCAGTCCTCGCACTCGACACCTTCTTCAGCGCCAGCAACTCGATCTGCCGCAACCCCGCACGAGCCGGCAGTGGGAACAATGACTCGGTCGCCAGGACGCCAGTCAGCAGGAGTCGCAACCCCAAACTCATCGGCCGTCTGTAGTGCCACCACAACGCGGTATAGCTCATCGAAGTTGCGCCCGAGGCTCAGCGGGTAGTAGATGATGGTCCGAATCTTGCCTGTTGGATCGATCACGAAGACCGCGCGCACGGCCTGGGTCGTGCTCTCACCGGGCTGGATCATCCCGTACTTCTTGGCGACGTTCATGGAGATGTCTTCAATGAGGGGGAACGTCACCTCAACGTCACTCATCCCGTTGAAGGAGATCTTCTCCCTGATGGTGCGCAGCCAGGCAATGTGGCTGTAGAGGCCATCGATCGATAGGCCAACCAGCTTGGTGTTCGCCTTGGCGAACTTGTCCTGAAGCGAGGCGAATGTCATGAACTCAGTCGTGCAAACCGGCGTGAAGTCGGCCGGGTGGCTGAAGAGGATGACCCAATCGCCGGCAAAATCGCCGGGGAAGTCGACCTCGCCCTGGGTCGTGCTGGCGGTGAAGGCCGGTGCTTGGTCGCCGATCCGCGGCATTGAGGTGACAGTGGCTTCGGTGGTCTCCATGGCTTCTCCTTCGGTGGACTGCATCAACCTCAGTATACCCCTAGGGGTATCAACTAAACGTCATGACGTTCAATTCTCAGGTCTCCCGCAGCGCCGTTCGGACGCCGACGAGTGCATGGTAGAGCGGCGGGCAGGTCGGACAGATTTCCAGGTGCGCCTCGACTGAGGCACGTTCGGTGTCGGCAAGTGAGCCGTTCATGTAATCGCTGACACGGCTGCGCGCTTGCCAGCAATCAAGGACTTGCACGGGTGCTCCCACCGGCAGCGATGCGTCGTCGGAGAGCTCGCTGACCAGCATCATCCGGCCGCGTCGCAAGCGTTGTTTGGCTGCCGACAGGCCGATGTTCTGGATGTCAGCGATCTGCTTCATCGTCATCCCTTCCGCATCGTGCAGGACCACCGCGGCGCGGTAGATCACTGGCAATCGGTGCAGCGCCTCGTCTAACTTCCTTCGCTGCTGGGCCCGGCTCACAACTGTCTGCGCGTCGACCGTGTACGCCTCGTTGCGCCAGAGTGCCTCGACCGATTCAGCCAACTCGTCGACTGGCACCTCTCGCTTGCGACGAGATTGGTCAACTGCGAGGTTGTGGGCGATTCGGTGCAGCCAGGTCGAAAGTCCAGAGTCGCCATGGAAGCTCGCGGAATGCTCCAACGCGCGGGTCATCGTCTCCTGCGCGAGGTCCTGGGCCTGCTGCGGATCGCGAGTCAGAGTGCGGGTGAACCGGAGTAGACCGTCGGCCTGGTCCGGCAGTTCCTGTGCCAGCTGGTCGCGATCCATGCGGCCAACGTTAGTGCTGCTTGACCGGGCAGGTCGAGAGTCCAAACACCCGGTAGATAGGGCAGAAACCAACCGCCCCCGTAACGAGTAGGACTACGCCGACAATCCCCAGCACGATGCCGAGGACGGACCCGATGCCGATCAGCAGTGCTACAACAACGGCCACCACGCCTGCAACTGCCCGGGCGGCCCGATCCACAGTGCCTTCATTGGTAAGCATGACGTTCCTCCAAGAATTCCTCGTTGTGGTGCTTGCACTACATAGACGTACGAGGAGAGCAGATGGATACATGCCTACTTTCGTCGCACATTTGAGGCGAGTTCCTGGCAATCGATTGCGCGCACCACTAGCGTTCCAGGTAGAGGTGCCTGTTCTTTGGTTGTGGCACCGCACAGTGAGCGTTGCTGAAACAGTGAGACCTACTGAAAGGAAGCTGTCATGAGCACCCCCGAGGACGGTCCCCAAGTTCCACCGTCGGTACCGCCGGTGCAACCTCCCCCGCCTCCTGCCCAGCCGCCGGTTCCCCCGCCTGCCGGCGGAGGCGCGCCGCCACCCCCGCCGGTTCCGCCGGCAGGCCAGCCGCCCATGCCCGGTGCTCAACCGCAGAAGACGAACTTGCCCGTCATCTCGTTGGTACTTGGAATCCTGTCGATCTTCTGCCTTGGCTTCATTTCGGGCATCGCGGCGATCATCACCGGCATCATGGGCCGCAAGCGCTCCAAAGAACTGGGCCAGAGCCCGACCATGGCGACGTGGGGCATCATCACCGGCATCGTCGGATCGATCATCTCGATCGTGATTCTGATCGTGGTGCTTGTTAGTGGCGCTTTCTTCGTCAACACAGCCAGCAACCAAGTGACGGTCGCTAAGCAATTACGACCGGCGACTGTCGCGGCGGAGCAGTATGCGGCCGCCAACAATGGCAGCTTCGAGGGCCTGACTACCCAAGCGCTGTCCAGTTTCAACTTCGTCCCGTCAGGTGATGTGGTCGTTGACGCGGTGCCGCTGAATGCCGGTTCGAGTTATTGCATCGAGGGTCACATGAAGGACGAGCCGTTGTCGAAGATTCACGTGCCGGCCAGCGCCAACAACCGGGTGATGATCGATATCAATGGCGAGTCGTACGAGTACAGCCTCGGCGGCTGCCCAACGTCGTAGGTTCCGCTTCCATCCAGAGCGACGATGCAGTTGCCGGGAGGAAGAAATTTCCCGGCAACTGCATCCACACCAGGGTTGGCTGGCGATTACCTGTTGAACGTCCCGATCGGGGACTCCAAACAGGGAGATCGAAATGAAGTCACAGCACACCCGTCGAGCCTTGGCCGTAACAACCGCCGGGGCGGCGCTCGCGTCAGTCGGACTAGCCGCAACGGTCACCCCCGCTGCAGCGGCGCCAAAGAGCTTGGCAACCGTGTTGACCAGCGATGGGAACAAGTTTGACCGCAACTCCGGGGACTTCGATGTTGCGACTGAGGCAGTCCTCACGGTTCTGAAGGCCAAACCGGGCTCCGCCGTCGGCGCACTCACCAACCCGACGACCAAGCTGACCGCGTTCGTGCCCACGGACAAGGCATTCATGGTGTTGGCGTCAGATCTCAGTGGTAAGCACATCACGAGTGAGAAGCGGGCCTTCAAAGTAGTTGCGGGCCTGGGCGTCGACACTGTCGAGACTGTCCTGCTCTACCACGTGGTGGTGGGACCAAAGATCAACGCGAAGGCCGCACTCAACGCCAATGGGGCGAAGCTAGCGACCGCGGCGGGTCCGTCAATCAAGGTGAAGGTGACCAAGCGGCCGGCCATCATTTTGCGCGACAAGGACACCAACTCGCGGAATGCCCGAGTCATTCTCAAGCTGACCAATATCAACAAGGGCAACCCGCAACTGGCACACGGGATCGACAGAGTGCTGCGTCCAGTCGACCTACCACCGACAGTGAAGTAAGCCGCAACCGGTGAGACCAGCGCTACGGGCCTTCCCGGGGGTAGCGGGCTCATGTGACACTCAATCAATGAGTGACCTTGAGCCCGCTGCCCTCGGGCAGCGCCTTGCCAACGGTGATGAAGCCGCTTTGGCGCAGGCCTATGAGCGTTGGTCCACACTCATCTACACGATCGCATTGCGGTCAGTTGGCAACCGGGAGGATGCCGCCGACATCACCCAGGCCGTCTTCGTGTCCGCATGGCGCGGCCGAGCCAACTTCAACCACACCGTTGGCGAGGTTCCGTCATGGCTGGTCGCGATCGCCAAACGTCGGATCGTCGACCACTACCGAGCCAGTGGACGGCGACCCGAAACGCCAGTCGAGGCGGTCCCGGAAGCCGTGTCGCCGGCACCGAGTGACGTCGGCGATCCGACCGCGACGATCGACCGAGTCGTGCTCGCGGCCGAAATTTCTGCGCTCGGGAACCCGGCAGATGCGATCATTCGGTTGGCGTTCTACTCAGACATGACACATCAACAAGTCGCAGAGGAACTTCGGCTGCCGCTCGGAACGGTCAAGAGCCATATTCGACGTTCATTGCTGCGAATGCGCAACCGACTGGAGGTGACCCATGCAGCACTGTGACCCCACGACGCTGGCGCTCGTCGGAATCGGAGAGGTGCCCGCCAGTGAACAAGATGCTGAGCACCTTCGTTCCTGCGCTCAGTGCCAGGCAGAAGTCGCCAGCTTCGCTCGCGTTGCCACCGTCGGCCGAAGCATCACCGTCGAGGACCAGCCGGTTGAGCCACCAGCTTCGGTCTGGGACAACATTCAGGCTCAAGTGTCGGCCAAGCCGACGGAGGACATCGTTGACACAGAATCCGGCACGAAAACCGCGAGTGGCTCCGACCCTGACCCGGGAACCTCGGCCGTCGGCGTGACAGCCGATGAACCGACCTCGATCGAGGATTTCAGTAAGCGCGGCGAGCGCGGCAAGCGCGGCAAGCGCAGCAAGTGGCTGCCGCTGGTTGCTGCCGCCGCCGTGGGAGCGCTGCTCGGCGGATCAGTCATCGCCGGAGTAGTTGCCCAGAACGACGCGAAACAGGCGCCAGCCGTGCTGGCCAGCGGGGCCCTCGCGCCTTTGCCGGACGGTGCTGATCAGCAGACAACGGGCAAGGCCCGACTGGAGCGAGCTGGCGATCAGTACGTGTTGCAGGTGTCGGCTGCGCAGTTGCCTGCCCCATCTGGATTCTTCGAAGTGTGGATGATGAATCCCGCGACCTCAGGGCTCGTTGCGGTCGGGTCTTTCAACGCAAACCAAACCGAGGCGTCCTTTCCGCTTCCGGAAGGACTGTCGCTCACCGAGTACACGACCGTTGACATCTCCGATGAACCGTTCGACGGGGTGCCGGGCCACTCGGCGGTCAGCGTGCTTCGCGGAAACCTGTCAGCCTGATCGCGTGCGCGTGCGCGTGATCGCCTCGCCGAACCGCCACGGTCAGTCCTGCAGTAGTGCGGGATGAACGACCTTGCCGCCCGACACATTGACTCCGCCAGCAAGCGCTGGATCTTGGGCTACTGCCGCTTTCCAGCCGAGGTCGGCGAGCTTTAGTACGTAAGGCGCGATGGCCGTGCTCAGGGCGAAGGTAGCGGTCCGCGGAACGGCGGCCGGCAGGTTCGTGATGCAGGAAACCAACACCCCGTGCGAGGTGAAGGTCGGCTCTGCGTGGGTCGTCGGCCGCGACACTGCGCAGTTCCCGCCTTGATCGATGGCGACATCCACCACCACGGCCCCGCGGGGCATTCGATCCAGCATCTCTTCGGTCACGATGATGGGGGCCCGAGCGCCTGGGACGAGGGCGGCACACACCACGAGGTCGGCCTCGGCGATGGAATCCTCGACCTCCAAATGATCGGTCCCGGCGACCGTCAGCACCCGACCTGAGTAATGATCGTTCACCGATCGAAGGCGGTCCAGGCTTAGGTCAACCACTGTGACCAGCCCCCGCAGACCCACGGCGACGGAGGTGGCGTGCATACCTGCGGCACCTGCGCCGATGACAACAACGTTGGCTGGCGCGACTCCGGCGATACCGCCGAGCAACAATCCCCGGCCACCCATCGGTGCGGTCAGGTAGTCGGCGCCAAACTGAACCGCGAGCCGACCAGCGATCTCTGACATCGGTGCCAGTAGCGGCAGGGAACCATCCGCGAGTTGAACGGTCTCGAACGCGATCCCGGTGCATCCGGCATCGACGAGCGCCTGCTGGCATTCGCGGGCGGCGGCTAGGTGGAGGTAGGAGAAGATCACCTGGTCTGGTCGGAACCTGGCGTACTCAGCCTCGATGGGTTCTTTGACCTTGACGATTAGGTCCGCCGCTGACCAAACGGTGTCGGCATCGGCCACTAAGCGCGCACCCGCATCGGCATACTGCGCGTCGGAGAGTCCGGAATTGAGCCCGACGCCCTCCTGGACGAGCACTTCGTGGCCACGCCGCACCAGGGCTGCCGCAAGCGAAGGGGTAACGGCAGTACGCGTCTCGTGGTCCTTGATCTCAGCCGGAACGCCAACATGCATGAGCACAGGTTCCACCTTGTGACCTGGCCATGCAACGTGGCGGCTCGGTCGCTCGTGCGGCTACACCGACTGCAGCAGTGAGTGGTGACTTGTCTACCGGGGAGCAATGAGGCAGGGTCGGTACGTGCTCACCGCCATCGTCATCGTTGTCATCGTGCTTGCAATCTTGGGGTTCGGATTCCTGCAGTTCAACAAGTTGCGTCGTTTGTCCATCGATGCGAACGAGGGATATGCCCAAATCGAGGTCCAACTGTCACGGCGATCGGATCTGATCCCCAATCTGGTCAACACGGTCAAGGGGTATGCCGAACACGAGCGTTCCGTCTTCGAATCGGTAACCAACGCCCGCGCCGCCGTGACCTCGGCTCACAGTGTCGGGGAGACCGCCGCCGCTGACGAGCAGCTGACTCGCGCGGTGCGCCAAGTGATGCTGGTGGCGGAGAACTATCCTGATCTCAAAGCGTCCACCAACTTCCTGCAATTGCAGGAGGAACTCACCACCACGGAGAACAAGATCGCCTTCTCACGCCAGTACTACAACGACACCGTGCGCAGTCTGAACACGGCGATCGTGACGTTTCCGTCAATGTTGTTTGTCGGACTGGCTGGTGCGACCAAGCGCGAGTTCTATGAGGTCCCGGACGCTTCCCAGCGGGTGGCGCCCGACGTTGGATTCAATGAGCGATGAGCGTTTCCTTCCGCGCGGAGCAGTCAAAGAACAAGCGCAAGACCTTTCTGCTGCTCTTCTGCATGTTCCTCTTCGTGGTTGCCGCAATCTGGGCGGTCGCGAACCTCGTCGGATACGGCGGGTCGGTGTGGATCGTTCCGATCGCGGTGACGATCGCCTTGGTCGGCGTGTGGGGTAGCTACTGGAACAGCGACAAGCTTGTTCTGGCGATGACCCATGCTCGAGTCATCGATCACGCAACCGCACCGCAGCTGTTCAACGTCGTCGACGAGGTTCGAATTGCCGCGGGACTGCCGATGCCGACGGTGGCAATTGTGGAAGACCCTGCTCCGAACGCATTTGCCACCGGTCGCGATCCCGACCATGCCGTGATCGCCTTTACGACCGGAATCCTGGAGGCGATGGATCGCGAGCAACTCCAAGGTGTCACCGCCCACGAGATGGCCCATGTCGGCAACCGCGACACCTTGGTCATGGCCGTGGCTGCCACGACTGCGGGACTGCTGGCGATCATCGCGGACATCGGAATCCGAATGTCGTTCTTTAGTCGCCGCGACTCGTCGAGCAACCCGATCGCCGTGATCGTTGGCCTCGTAGTGTTACTGCTTGCCCCCATCGCGGCTGTGTTGATGCGATCGGCGATCTCCCGCAAGCGCGAGTCGTTGGCTGACGCGACCGCCGTGCAGTTCACGCGTAACCCCGCCGGGCTGCGTAGGGCGTTGGAGTTACTTGCTGCCGACGGCACTGTCGTCGAAGCGAAATCGACAGCCGTCGCGCACGTGTGGATCGAATCGCCACTCGATGGCAAGGACAAGAGCCTGTTCGATACCCACCCCCCGCTGGCAGATCGCATCGCAACCCTGCGGGCGATGGAGACATCGGGCCCACATCCATCATGACCCGGTCGTTGGTGGCGGGGATAGTCGCGGTCGTGGCAGCGGTGCTTTTGTGGACTGGCGCGGGTCTGGTCGCGTTGACAAGCTTTGACAGCGTCGCCACCTGGCAGTCGCCTGGCAAGACCGACGTGCAACTGGAGCCGGGGACGTGGATGCTCTTTGAGCAGGTCCCGCAGAGTGGCTCGAATGCAGTTACCCCTAGCCAAGTCGCCGAGCAGCGAACGATGACCGTCGATGATTTCTCGGTCTTTGGTCCCCAAGGCACCACCCTGCCATTGACGTGCATGTACTGCGATTCATCCAACGCCACAGCCACCCCGCTGGACTTGAAGCTCTACAACGCCGTGGCCAGTTTCGAGGTCAACCAAGCAGGCAGCTATCAACTCAACTCGCAGGGGGCTAACGCGGTGGTCGCTGTCGGCAACCCCTACGTCACCATCACGGCTGTCACGCCGTGGCTGACAGTCATGTCCGGCATCGGCGGCATCCTGTTTGCCGTTGGAATCGTTTTGATCGTTCGCGGCCGACGGCGCAAGGTCGCGCCGTCCGCCCAACCGGTTCCGGCGGCAACCGACGTGCGGTCCCAGCATTCCGCCGAGCCGCGAGTGACGCCATCTCAGGTCAGCGCAGCCGCGCCAGCGCCGCCACCTGGACATTCACCACCGCCTGGCTGGTATCCCAACCCCTACCTTCCCGGCACGACGTCGGAGATGTGGTGGAACGGCAAGGAGTGGACTAGCAACTGGCGATAGGTTCCGAGGTTGCCCGTCACGATCCGTCGGTCGAACCGCGAACGTCCGCGTGCGCCGCAGGGATCTGACCCAACCGGCCTGCCTGGTAGTCGTCAAACGCATCCATCAGTTCTTGCTTGGTGTTCATGACAAACGGCCCGTACATGGCCACTGGTTCCCGAATTGGCTGTCCACCCAGGATGAACACTTCCAGCGCGGTGTTTCGCGAATCTTGGCTCTCGTCGGCAACCAGAGTCAGGGACTCGCCCTTGCCGAAGACCGCTAATTGCCCGGCCTGGAATGGACGGGCTTGGGTGCCCACAGTCCCGGTGCCGCCGAGGGCGTACGCGAGCGCGTTGAAATCTTGCCGCCAAGGCAGGGTCAGCGATGCGCCGGGCGCGATGGTCGCGTGAACCAGCGTGATCGGTGTGTGGGTCGAACCCGGTCCCTCGTGTCCACCGAGGCTTCCGGCAATGACGCGCACGAGTGCACCGCCGTCACCTGACCTCAACAAGGCGACCTGAGTGGCCCGGATGTCTTGGTAGCGGGGCTCGGCGAACTTGAGCGTGCGCGGGAGGTTGAC from Candidatus Nanopelagicales bacterium encodes:
- a CDS encoding queuosine precursor transporter yields the protein MTGSGHYATVVAIFCGLLLISNIGATKLIEFGPIITDGGAFLFPLVYITGDVLSEVYGLKAATRAIYLGFGLAMLAAFTFWIVQISPPAPGYENQEAFAAVLGFVPRIVVASLAGYLVGQFLNAYVLVKIKERTQEKKLWMRLIGSTLVGEAADTVVFCTIAFYGIITGGDFLNYVIVGYVYKVGLEVVLLPITYRVIALVKRHEPTYVLPNPPAVEVR
- a CDS encoding TrpB-like pyridoxal phosphate-dependent enzyme, whose amino-acid sequence is MDDSVKRHKFELSEDEMPTNWYNIVADLPTPPPPPLHPGTHEPVGPADLAPLFPMALIEQEVSTQRYIEIPGGVLDVYRQWRPSPLFRAHRLEKALDTPARIYYKYEGVSPAGSHKPNTAVPQAYYNAAEGVRKLTTETGAGQWGTALAFACALFDMECEIWQVGASYDSKPYRRLMIEAFGGVVHRSPSDLTEVGRALGANPANQSGSLGIAISEAVEVAAQDPTVRYALGSVLNHVLLHQTIIGEEAILQLAKAGDTPTLIVGCTGGGSNFAGLSFPFLREKLAGKISPRILAAEPASCPSLTRGVYAYDFGDTAGMTPLMKMHTLGHDFIPDPIHAGGLRYHGMAPLISHVYEEGLMDAEAVPQTECFAAAVQFARTEGIVAAPEPTHALALAVREAKRARETGEETVILTALCGHGHFDLPAYDSYLTGQMQDEAVSDARFAAALETIPAI
- a CDS encoding peroxiredoxin, translated to METTEATVTSMPRIGDQAPAFTASTTQGEVDFPGDFAGDWVILFSHPADFTPVCTTEFMTFASLQDKFAKANTKLVGLSIDGLYSHIAWLRTIREKISFNGMSDVEVTFPLIEDISMNVAKKYGMIQPGESTTQAVRAVFVIDPTGKIRTIIYYPLSLGRNFDELYRVVVALQTADEFGVATPADWRPGDRVIVPTAGSCGVAADRVAGAEEGVECEDWFFCTKELSEQTVLDRVLAK
- a CDS encoding sigma-70 family RNA polymerase sigma factor, whose protein sequence is MDRDQLAQELPDQADGLLRFTRTLTRDPQQAQDLAQETMTRALEHSASFHGDSGLSTWLHRIAHNLAVDQSRRKREVPVDELAESVEALWRNEAYTVDAQTVVSRAQQRRKLDEALHRLPVIYRAAVVLHDAEGMTMKQIADIQNIGLSAAKQRLRRGRMMLVSELSDDASLPVGAPVQVLDCWQARSRVSDYMNGSLADTERASVEAHLEICPTCPPLYHALVGVRTALRET
- a CDS encoding DUF2892 domain-containing protein: MLTNEGTVDRAARAVAGVVAVVVALLIGIGSVLGIVLGIVGVVLLVTGAVGFCPIYRVFGLSTCPVKQH
- a CDS encoding DUF4190 domain-containing protein, which codes for MSTPEDGPQVPPSVPPVQPPPPPAQPPVPPPAGGGAPPPPPVPPAGQPPMPGAQPQKTNLPVISLVLGILSIFCLGFISGIAAIITGIMGRKRSKELGQSPTMATWGIITGIVGSIISIVILIVVLVSGAFFVNTASNQVTVAKQLRPATVAAEQYAAANNGSFEGLTTQALSSFNFVPSGDVVVDAVPLNAGSSYCIEGHMKDEPLSKIHVPASANNRVMIDINGESYEYSLGGCPTS
- a CDS encoding fasciclin domain-containing protein, whose amino-acid sequence is MKSQHTRRALAVTTAGAALASVGLAATVTPAAAAPKSLATVLTSDGNKFDRNSGDFDVATEAVLTVLKAKPGSAVGALTNPTTKLTAFVPTDKAFMVLASDLSGKHITSEKRAFKVVAGLGVDTVETVLLYHVVVGPKINAKAALNANGAKLATAAGPSIKVKVTKRPAIILRDKDTNSRNARVILKLTNINKGNPQLAHGIDRVLRPVDLPPTVK
- a CDS encoding sigma-70 family RNA polymerase sigma factor translates to MSDLEPAALGQRLANGDEAALAQAYERWSTLIYTIALRSVGNREDAADITQAVFVSAWRGRANFNHTVGEVPSWLVAIAKRRIVDHYRASGRRPETPVEAVPEAVSPAPSDVGDPTATIDRVVLAAEISALGNPADAIIRLAFYSDMTHQQVAEELRLPLGTVKSHIRRSLLRMRNRLEVTHAAL
- a CDS encoding anti-sigma factor: MQHCDPTTLALVGIGEVPASEQDAEHLRSCAQCQAEVASFARVATVGRSITVEDQPVEPPASVWDNIQAQVSAKPTEDIVDTESGTKTASGSDPDPGTSAVGVTADEPTSIEDFSKRGERGKRGKRSKWLPLVAAAAVGALLGGSVIAGVVAQNDAKQAPAVLASGALAPLPDGADQQTTGKARLERAGDQYVLQVSAAQLPAPSGFFEVWMMNPATSGLVAVGSFNANQTEASFPLPEGLSLTEYTTVDISDEPFDGVPGHSAVSVLRGNLSA